The following coding sequences lie in one Halorarum halophilum genomic window:
- a CDS encoding DUF7504 family protein yields the protein MLDAIDLTRTGSVGSGGHVDVEPGEQALFAKGTMGPPLADLPDEAFWNTLIVTTGSRPNRIQTAVEERGLDPRRIGVVPITANDVDYDGPLWVSKRVAPSDLTGISVEVSRGFQYLDAGTGWLVFDSISTLLMYSEERRVYKLTNWLIANARDNDVRGVYALLRDVVAPQTFNRFRSLCDVVIEAEDLN from the coding sequence ATGCTCGACGCGATTGACCTCACCCGTACGGGCTCCGTCGGAAGCGGGGGCCACGTCGACGTCGAACCCGGCGAACAGGCGTTGTTCGCGAAGGGAACGATGGGACCGCCGCTGGCGGACCTGCCCGACGAGGCCTTCTGGAACACCCTCATCGTGACGACGGGATCGAGACCCAATCGGATCCAGACGGCAGTCGAGGAACGCGGGCTGGATCCCCGCCGGATCGGCGTCGTCCCCATCACGGCGAACGACGTGGACTACGACGGGCCGCTGTGGGTGAGCAAACGCGTCGCCCCGAGCGACCTCACGGGCATCAGCGTCGAGGTCAGCCGCGGGTTCCAGTACCTCGACGCGGGGACGGGGTGGCTGGTGTTCGACTCCATCAGCACCCTCCTGATGTACTCCGAGGAACGGCGGGTGTACAAGCTCACGAACTGGCTCATCGCCAACGCGCGGGACAACGACGTCCGCGGCGTGTACGCGTTGCTCCGCGACGTGGTCGCTCCCCAGACGTTCAACCGGTTCCGGTCGCTGTGCGACGTCGTGATCGAAGCCGAGGACCTCAACTGA
- a CDS encoding DUF420 domain-containing protein codes for MTTDATGVRAAAREHAVAVSALLSAVALALVFAVVLELVPGGSLPRPPEAALAAVPHVNAALSLTAIVTISLGVRFARRAEYGRHRVAMLASTVLFAAFLLLYLYRVAILGPTEFPGPATVEQLLYLPVLVIHVTLAVVCVPLVIYTLTLAATRPLSDLFDTRHARVGRIAASLWLISFTLGTVVYALLYHLY; via the coding sequence ATGACCACCGACGCGACCGGGGTTCGCGCGGCCGCTCGGGAGCACGCCGTCGCCGTCTCGGCGCTCCTCTCGGCGGTCGCCCTCGCGCTGGTCTTCGCGGTCGTGCTCGAACTCGTTCCGGGCGGATCGCTGCCGCGTCCCCCGGAGGCGGCCCTCGCCGCCGTCCCGCACGTCAACGCCGCGCTCTCGCTGACCGCAATCGTGACCATCTCCCTCGGCGTCCGGTTCGCCCGTCGTGCCGAGTACGGGCGCCACCGGGTCGCGATGCTCGCGTCGACCGTCCTGTTCGCGGCGTTCCTCCTGCTCTACCTCTACCGCGTCGCCATCCTGGGGCCGACGGAGTTCCCCGGCCCGGCGACGGTCGAACAGCTCCTCTACCTCCCGGTGCTGGTGATCCACGTCACGCTGGCTGTCGTCTGCGTCCCGCTGGTCATCTACACCCTCACGCTCGCGGCGACCCGGCCGCTCTCCGACCTCTTCGACACCCGACACGCACGGGTCGGTCGGATCGCAGCGTCGCTGTGGCTGATATCCTTCACGCTCGGGACGGTCGTCTACGCGTTGCTGTACCACCTGTACTGA
- a CDS encoding thymidine kinase, giving the protein MHAITGSGWIEVISGSMFSGKTEELLRRLRRAEIAGQEVAVFTPAMDDRYGETTIGTHNGRAWEATVVENEGEGPWDILDTLNGERVVAVDEANFFSDELVDVCQALAEDDRRVIVSGTDQTFRGEPFHPLPDLMAVAEYVDKLQAICSVCGEPASRNQRLIEGEPAHVDEPTILVGAEESYEARCRNCHTMRQG; this is encoded by the coding sequence ATGCACGCCATCACGGGGTCGGGGTGGATCGAGGTCATCTCGGGCTCGATGTTCTCCGGGAAGACCGAGGAGCTCCTCCGTCGCCTCCGTCGCGCCGAGATCGCGGGCCAGGAGGTCGCGGTGTTCACGCCGGCGATGGACGACCGCTACGGCGAGACGACAATCGGCACGCACAACGGGCGCGCGTGGGAGGCGACGGTCGTGGAGAACGAGGGTGAGGGGCCGTGGGACATCCTCGACACGCTGAACGGCGAACGCGTCGTCGCCGTCGACGAGGCGAACTTCTTCTCCGACGAACTCGTCGACGTCTGCCAGGCGCTCGCGGAGGACGACCGCCGGGTCATCGTCTCCGGGACGGACCAGACGTTCCGCGGCGAACCGTTCCACCCGCTGCCGGACCTGATGGCCGTCGCCGAGTACGTCGACAAGCTCCAGGCCATCTGCTCGGTCTGCGGGGAGCCGGCGTCGCGCAACCAGCGGCTCATCGAGGGCGAACCGGCGCACGTCGACGAGCCGACCATCCTCGTCGGCGCCGAGGAGAGCTACGAGGCGCGCTGCCGGAACTGCCACACGATGCGGCAGGGCTGA
- a CDS encoding YIP1 family protein — translation MTTWVEDPEGGRARGPRGLARAWVEVLVRPGRFFRTGVSPGDQAPGLVFAICVAVAFVGGRFLHAYLRLGDPFAFPPGSVPTVFGGPVASALLVLALTGLLVAPAILHLTAALQTALLIPIVRDRGGVSETVQVIAYASAPCALAGPPVPGLRAACALYGAALLVLGLREVHGTSTLRAAAAGAIPATLVFGVGFRGLDALSTLLGEI, via the coding sequence GTGACGACGTGGGTAGAGGACCCGGAGGGTGGCCGGGCGCGCGGGCCGCGCGGACTCGCGCGGGCGTGGGTCGAGGTGCTCGTCCGGCCCGGTCGCTTCTTCCGAACCGGAGTGTCGCCCGGCGACCAGGCGCCGGGGCTCGTGTTCGCGATCTGCGTCGCGGTCGCGTTCGTCGGCGGTCGGTTCCTCCACGCGTACCTCCGCCTTGGCGACCCGTTCGCGTTTCCGCCGGGGAGCGTCCCGACCGTGTTCGGCGGGCCGGTCGCCTCGGCGCTCCTCGTCCTGGCGTTGACGGGGCTGCTCGTCGCGCCGGCGATACTCCACCTCACTGCAGCCCTCCAGACGGCCCTGCTCATCCCGATCGTCCGCGACCGCGGGGGAGTGAGCGAGACGGTACAGGTCATCGCGTACGCGAGCGCGCCGTGCGCGCTCGCGGGACCGCCGGTGCCTGGCCTCCGAGCGGCGTGCGCGCTCTACGGCGCCGCGCTCCTCGTCCTCGGCCTTCGAGAGGTTCACGGGACGAGCACGCTCCGGGCCGCAGCCGCCGGCGCCATCCCCGCGACGCTGGTGTTCGGTGTGGGGTTCCGGGGGCTGGATGCGCTGAGCACACTTCTCGGCGAGATCTGA